In one window of Clarias gariepinus isolate MV-2021 ecotype Netherlands chromosome 10, CGAR_prim_01v2, whole genome shotgun sequence DNA:
- the dnajc4 gene encoding dnaJ homolog subfamily C member 4 encodes MMQLEAPLRLCHNCLWYYKFSQRLMSLSAPHRSFASYYDILGVKPDASLEQIKNAFFDKSKKLHPDSDPSNPSLHSQFVKLNEAYRVLSKERTRKEYDLRLRYHGVDQSFRPSSRYAHHPGSAETNENARYWEQFHTVHEHSGEGWQKKRKKNFRLVGCCVVAMLLSVCAHYFGFRKLEEVHNDFMDKKDRVINKLYNESKERARVNGFKKQQEILRQKHAEFMERYKIHQSGKEK; translated from the exons ATGATGCAGTTGGAAGCCCCACTGCGGCTCTGTCACAACTGTCTGTGGTACTATAAGTTTTCACAGCGCCTCATGTCACTTTCTGCTCCACACAG GTCATTCGCAAGTTACTATGACATTCTTGGGGTTAAGCCTGACGCATCACTGGAACAAATAAAGAATGCATTTTTCGACAAGTCCAAAAAG CTTCACCCTGACAGTGACCCATCTAACCCAAGCCTCCACAGTCAGTTTGTTAAGCTCAATGAAGCTTACAGAGTGTTAAGCAAAGAGCGCACCAGGAAGGAGTATGATCTCCGGCTGAGATATCACGGTGTCGACCAGAGTTTTAGACCCTCTTCGAGATACGCACACCACCCCGG TTCTGCTGAGACGAACGAGAATGCACGCTACTGGGAGCAGTTCCACACTGTTCACGAGCACTCCGGGGAAGGCTggcagaagaagaggaagaagaattTCCGTCTTGTGGGCTGCTGCGTCGTTGCCATGCTTCTGAGCGTCTGTGCTCATTACTTTGGGTTCAG aaagctgGAAGAAGTACATAATGACTTCATGGATAAAAAAGATCGTGTTATTAATAAACTCTACAATGAGTCCAAAGAGAGAGCCAG GGTAAATGGATTTAAGAAGCAACAGGAGATCCTGAGACAGAAACATGCAGAATTTATGGAGAGATACAAGATCCATCAGAGTGGCAAAGAGAAGTAG
- the tmco6 gene encoding transmembrane and coiled-coil domain-containing protein 6 has product MWRLKTVRHKSSVSLKDVEELRERRREHEKVLRQARRDRQLVSKRLLLNEEEQEGELMQTNSAPLSQDQIRQMVHNVQHGGEEKATHLAVLRKALRDPQTHLIFTKLENSMYVLVGQLSGHNAQCQLEAARCLHELSNSPHPGVGQSCLSATPYLLTYLSSPSAKLTELCLYTLGNLWPENTIVKEKLLVQGIVPALANCIQVQRCNLAVIEAVGFTLSQLLQDKDTPDTVILAVMNSGLLPHLISLLAPDPAFGIGAAVECAWCLHYIVSRTADISTLLTDGLLLQCSNLLITLGGAVAKGCTDDGVELLIWPLLRCMGNMLASGVCEAAGCSAGVEDVRLLAALCVFSQTYLTSHCALSRESLWVLNNLTAGSPVFGSAVLSLNIVPVLLQLLAFSNGINTMVLRILGNVAHNGPGYCVQLMRAGLLPVLCTTLKMANLDTVTLSLEVLHLLTASSPQATEEFIRLDGIPLLEAIQYNNEEEQRLRASYIIDHYLRAH; this is encoded by the exons atgtggcgaCTAAAAACAGTGCGACACAAATCCAGTGTCTCTCTTAAAGATGTGGAGGAactgagagagaggagaagagaacaTGAAAAAG TCTTGAGACAGGccaggagagacagacagctgGTCAGTAAGAGGCTTCTGCTAAATGAAGAAGAACAGGAGGGAGAGCTGATGCAGACAAACTCGGCCCCTCTTTCCCAAGATCAG ATTCGGCAGATGGTACACAATGTGCAGCATGGTGGAGAAGAGAAAGctactcatctggcagtgctgAGAAAGGCATTAAGAGACCCTCAAACTCACCTCATCTTCACTAA acTAGAGAACAGCATGTATGTGCTAGTTGGACAACTCAGTGGACACAATGCTCAGTGCCAGCTGGAGGCAGCTCGGTGTCTTCATGAGCTCTCCAACTCTCCTCACCCTGGGGTGGGTCAGTCGTGCTTGTCTGCAACCCCCTATCTACTCACATATCTCTCCAGCCCGAGTGCCAAGCTGACG GAGCTTTGTCTGTACACATTAGGAAATCTTTGGCCAGAGAATACTATAGTAAAAGAGAAGCTGCTGGTCCAGGGGATTGTGCCTGCTCTGGCTAACTGCATTCAG GTTCAGAGATGCAACCTGGCGGTGATTGAGGCAGTGGGCTTTACGTTATCACAACTGCTTCAGGATAAAGATACCCCGGACACAGTCATTCT ggCTGTCATGAACTCTGGTTTGCTCCCTCATTTGATTTCGCTTCTGGCTCCAGATCCGGCGTTTGGTATTGGAGCTGCCGTTGAATGTGCCTGGTGTTTACATTATATAGTATCACG TACTGCTGATATCTCCACCTTACTAACAGATGGACTCCTCTTGCAGTGCAGTAACCTGCTAATAACTCTAGGAGGGGCTGTAGCTAAAGGATGCACTGATGACGGGGTAGAATTG CTGATCTGGCCCCTGCTGCGCTGCATGGGTAATATGTTGGCCAGCGGGGTGTGTGAGGCTGCAGGATGCTCAGCGGGCGTAGAGGATGTCCGTCTCTtagctgctctgtgtgtgttcagtcAGACTTACCTAACCTCCCACTGCGCTTTGAGCAGGGAGAGCCTGTGGGTCCTCAACAACCTCACAG CTGGTTCCCCTGTGTTTGGTTCAGCTGTGCTGTCCTTAAACATAGTTCCTGTTCTTCTTCAGCTTTTAGCCTTTTCTAATGGAATCAATACCATG GTGCTAAGAATTCTGGGTAATGTTGCCCACAATGGTCCAGGATACTGTGTTCAGCTGATGCGGGCAGGTCTGCTTCCTGTCCTTTGTACCACCCTCAAAATGGCTAATCTGGACACAGTAACACTGAGCTTGGAGGTGCTGCATTTGCTTACTGCTAGTAGTCCACAG gcAACTGAAGAGTTTATTAGGCTGGATGGCATTCCACTGTTGGAAGCAATTCAGTATAACAATGAAGAAGAACAGCGTCTTAGGGCATCTTACATCATAGACCATTACCTGCGTGCTCACTAA